A window of Diabrotica virgifera virgifera chromosome 9, PGI_DIABVI_V3a contains these coding sequences:
- the LOC114336973 gene encoding gastrula zinc finger protein XlCGF57.1-like isoform X2, with the protein MITVILGASCEDIQTDECNAILKYPGNNLNQNLTATTDENTREKYFECQICFKKLTRFSLKRHMRVHTDENPFKCEFCTEQFSTKQALKWHMRVHTGEKPFECEICSKKFSTEQVLKWHTRVHDGENPYECEICNKRFSRNKHLTEHMRVHVDENPFKCEICIKQFSTKKDFKSHMTVHTSEKSFQCEICIKQFSTKQDLKSHMTVHTSEKSFECEICTKQFSTKGSLKVHMRVHTGEKPFKCEICIKQFSTKQDLKSHMTVHTSEKSFECEICTKQFSTKGTLKLHMRVHTGEKPFKCEICIKQFSTNTHLTIHMRLHTGEKPFGCEICTKQFSRKEVLKSHMRVHTGEKPFTCKICTKQFSLKNYLKKHMKLHTGEKPFECEICTKQFLHSSTLKHHIKMHTGERPFECEICNKQFPNCSRLNYHMKTHTGEKLFTCEICGKGFLKNFDLQKHIRVHTGEKPFACEICNKQFSENWNLKSHMLIHGGKKNFTCDICAKQYLRAACLKIHMRVHSGVKPFKCKICDKEFLHAQSLKYHITTHTGETLSKK; encoded by the coding sequence gtGCCTCTTGCGAAGACATCCAAACTGATGAATGCAATGCAATATTAAAATATCCCGGAAATAACTTGAACCAAAATTTAACTGCTACTACCGATGAGAACACCagagaaaaatattttgaatgtCAAATATGCTTCaaaaaattaacaagattttctttaaaaagacatatgagagtgcatactgatGAAAACCCCTTTAAATGTGAATTCTGCACCGAACAGTTTTCAACGAAACAAGCTTTAAAGtggcatatgagagtgcataccggtgaaaaaccatttgaatgtgaaatctGCTCCAAGAAGTTTTCAACGGAACAAGTTTTAAAGTGGCATACGAGAGTACATGATGGTGAAAACCCATacgaatgtgaaatttgcaacaAACGGTTTTCAAGAAACAAACATTTAACTGAACATATGAGAGTGCATGTTGATGAAAACccctttaaatgtgaaatttgtatcaaacagttttcaacgaaaAAAGACTTCAAATCGCATATGACAGTGCATACTAGTGAAAAATCATTTCAATGTGAAATTTGCAtcaaacagttttcaacgaaaCAAGACTTAAAATCGCATATGACAGTGCATACTAGtgaaaaatcatttgaatgtgaaatttgcaccaaacagttttcaacaaaGGGTAGTTTAAAAgtacatatgagagtgcatactggtgaaaaaccttttaaatgtgaaatttgcataAAACAGTTTTCAACAAAACAAGACTTAAAATCGCATATGACAGTGCATACTAGtgaaaaatcatttgaatgtgaaatttgcaccaaacagttttcaacgaaGGGTACTTTAAAActacatatgagagtgcatactggtgaaaaaccttttaaatgtgaaatttgcataAAACAGTTTTCAACAAATACACATTTAACCATACACATGAGATTGCATACTGGTGAGAAGCCATTTggatgtgaaatttgcaccaaacagttttcaaggaaagaagttttaaaatcgcacatgagagtgcatactggtgaaaaaccctttacatgtaaaatttgcaccaaacagttttcactaAAGAATTACTTAAAAAAACATATGAAGTTGCATACCGGTGAAAAACcgtttgaatgtgaaatttgcaccaaacagttctTACACAGTTCTACTTTAAAACATCATATAAAAATGCACACTGGTGAAAGACCTTTTGAGTGTGAAATATGCAACAAACAGTTTCCAAACTGTTCTAGGTTAAATTATCATATGAAAacgcatactggtgaaaaacttTTTACATGCGAGATTTGCGGCAAAGGGTTTCTAAAAAATTTCGATTTGCAAAAACATAtaagagtgcatactggtgaaaaaccttttgCATGTGAAATATGTAACAAACAATTTTCAGAAAATTGGAATTTAAAATCACATATGTTAATACACGGCGGTAAAAAGAACTTCACTTGTGACATTTGCGCTAAACAGTATTTACGAGCTGCTTGTTTAAAAATACATATGAGGGTGCATAGTGGTGTAAAACCTTTCAAATGTAAAATATGCGATAAAGAGTTTTTACACGCACAAAGTTTAAAATATCATATAACAACGCATACTGGTGAAACACTTTCTAAGAAGTAA
- the LOC114336973 gene encoding zinc finger protein OZF-like isoform X5: MITVILGVSCENVHNDARNLLKYTGNNLNQKLPATTDVNIEEKHFECGICSKQLTTNYSLTIHMRVHTGEKPFKCEICTKQFSASTGLTRHMRVHTGEKPFKCEICTKQFSASTGLTRHMRVHTGEKPFKCEICTKQFSASTGLTRHMRVHTGEKPFSCKICTKQFSRKHVLKWHMRVHTGEKPFECEICSKQFSVKANLKLHMKLHTGEKPFECEICSKQFSRNTHLTRHMRVHTGEKPFKCEICTKQFSANTDFTRHMRVHTGEKRFTCKICTKQFSANTDFTRHMRVHTGEKPFKCEICTKQFSRKQVLKWHLRVHTGEKPFKCEICTKQLSTKQALKWHLAVHTGEKPFECEICSKQFSVKARLKLHMRLHTGKKPFKCEICTKHFSMKQDLKRHMVVHTGKKPLSCKICFEQFSHSSSLRVHMKTHTFD; the protein is encoded by the coding sequence gtgtctcTTGCGAAAACGTCCACAATGATGCACGAAACCTATTAAAGTATACTGGAAATAATTTGAACCAAAAGTTACCTGCTACTACGGATGTGAACATTGAAGAAAAACATTTTGAATGTGGAATATGCTCCAAACAGTTAACAACAaattattctttaacaatacatatgagagtgcatactggtgaaaagccgtttaaatgtgaaatttgcaccaaacagttttcagcAAGCACAGGTTTAACTaggcatatgagagtgcatactggtgaaaagccgtttaaatgtgaaatttgcaccaaacagttttcagcAAGCACAGGTTTAACTaggcatatgagagtgcatactggtgaaaagccgtttaaatgtgaaatttgcaccaaacagttttcagcAAGCACAGGTTTAACTaggcatatgagagtgcatactggtgaaaaacctttctCATGCAAAatatgcaccaaacagttttcaagaaaacacgttttaaaatggcatatgagagtgcatactggtgaaaaaccatttgaatgtgaaatttgcagcAAACAGTTTTCAGTGAAGGCCAATTTAAAATTACATATGAAattgcatactggtgaaaaaccatttgaatgtgaaatttgcagcAAACAGTTTTCAAGAAACACACATTTAACTagacatatgagagtgcatactggtgaaaaaccgtttaaatgtgaaatttgcaccaaacagttttcagcAAACACAGATTTTACTAGACATATGAgggtgcatactggtgaaaaacgcTTTACAtgtaaaatttgcaccaaacagttttcagcAAACACAGATTTTACGAGACATATGAgggtgcatactggtgaaaaaccgtttaaatgtgaaatatgcaccaaacagttttcaagaaaacaagttttaaaatggcatctgagagtgcatactggtgaaaaaccatttaagtgtgaaatttgcaccaaacagttatCAACGAAAcaagctttaaaatggcatttggcggtgcatactggtgaaaaaccatttgaatgtgaaatttgcagcAAACAGTTTTCAGTGAAGGCTCGTTTAAAATTACATATGAGATTGCATACTGGtaaaaaaccatttaaatgtgaaatttgcaccaaacactTTTCAATGAAACAAGATTTAAAAAGGCATATGGTAGTGCATACTGGTAAAAAACCTTTATCATGCAAAATATGCTTCGAACAGTTTTCTCACAGTTCTAGCTTAAGAGTACATATGAAAACACACACTTTTGATTAG